A genomic stretch from Flavobacteriales bacterium includes:
- a CDS encoding polysaccharide deacetylase family protein — MILVYSHKRTPRVIYTFRQVFQQFLGVSVELTSDISTFIDHKGPKLSYSQRPFGKELNFRSSELLFESGINEWDIQVGEYRDTPTLFPVPEPSEVPFDPFAATFYLISRYEEYLPHIKDKHERFSAESSIAYKAGFLQRPVVDQWALMIKDIISVRFPDFVWPQRKFEFVNTIDIDNAYAYKAKGLMRSLGGFARSLLELKGREFLDRLLVTLGLRPDPYDTFAYLKDLQRTYELKTIYFFLLADYGLNDKNVPYTNPRFRSLIKDVADYAMVGIHPSYGSNKKKSKLEAEVNRFEGIIHREVTRSRQHFLKLTIPETYRNLIDLDITDDYTMGYASEIGFRAGTCSSFYFYDLDLEFMTPLRIHPFAVMEGILKFYQNLGPQKALERVLPVVDAVKEVQGTFISLWHNESACENAMWKGWRDFYEGLIHASRS, encoded by the coding sequence ATGATACTCGTTTACTCACATAAACGAACGCCGCGCGTAATCTACACGTTCAGGCAAGTATTTCAACAGTTCCTCGGGGTTTCGGTGGAGTTGACAAGCGATATATCCACCTTTATCGATCACAAAGGACCCAAGCTGAGCTATTCGCAGCGACCTTTTGGGAAGGAGCTTAATTTTAGAAGTAGTGAGTTGTTGTTCGAGTCCGGAATCAACGAATGGGACATTCAAGTAGGGGAGTACCGCGATACTCCAACTCTTTTTCCGGTACCGGAGCCCTCGGAAGTTCCGTTCGACCCATTTGCCGCCACTTTTTACTTGATCTCGCGATACGAAGAATACCTTCCGCACATTAAGGATAAACACGAGCGCTTTTCGGCAGAGTCGAGCATAGCGTATAAGGCGGGATTCCTGCAACGCCCCGTGGTTGATCAGTGGGCCTTGATGATCAAGGATATCATTTCAGTTCGCTTTCCGGACTTTGTATGGCCGCAGCGAAAGTTCGAGTTCGTGAATACCATCGATATCGATAATGCCTACGCCTATAAGGCCAAAGGGCTCATGAGAAGCTTGGGCGGATTCGCACGTTCGCTCCTAGAGCTTAAAGGGCGCGAATTTTTAGATCGGCTATTGGTCACCTTGGGGTTACGCCCCGACCCCTACGATACTTTCGCCTACCTCAAGGATCTACAACGGACCTATGAGTTAAAAACGATCTATTTCTTCTTGCTGGCCGATTACGGACTTAACGATAAGAACGTTCCGTACACGAATCCTCGCTTCCGCAGTTTGATCAAGGATGTTGCCGACTATGCCATGGTGGGGATTCACCCGAGTTACGGTAGCAACAAAAAGAAATCGAAACTGGAGGCCGAAGTCAATCGATTCGAGGGCATTATCCACCGAGAAGTGACCCGCAGCCGCCAGCATTTTCTGAAATTGACCATTCCCGAAACCTACAGGAACCTGATCGACCTCGACATCACAGATGACTACACCATGGGTTATGCCTCGGAGATCGGTTTCCGCGCAGGTACGTGTAGTTCGTTTTACTTTTACGATCTCGACCTCGAATTCATGACCCCGCTACGTATCCACCCCTTTGCCGTAATGGAAGGTATACTGAAGTTCTATCAAAACCTCGGACCGCAAAAAGCGCTGGAGCGCGTATTGCCTGTGGTGGACGCCGTGAAGGAGGTCCAAGGCACTTTCATCTCGCTCTGGCACAATGAATCGGCCTGCGAAAATGCCATGTGGAAAGGGTGGCGCGACTTCTACGAAGGGCTTATCCACGCATCGAGGTCCTGA
- the wecB gene encoding UDP-N-acetylglucosamine 2-epimerase (non-hydrolyzing) translates to MVKLHTVVGARPQFIKASALDRVLRSYYSGLIEETLIHSGQHYDDNMSASFFRELELQNPKHNLGVKPGRPAVQTAMITIELHKLWELECPDAVLVYGDTNTTLGGALAASDLEIPLIHVEAGLRSYNRGMPEEVNRHLTDHLSSILACPVPKAVEQLAAEGITDSETSSPDSVNPRVILCGDVMYDNALYFESKSRLPQQLLENDFVLFTLHRAGNTDDGPRLKALLKTVFELSRDTGIAVYFPCHPRTRTAIDMHYPEFWKLIRDKGHFHFKEPTTYFETLALEKHARFVVTDSGGIPKEAYFFGTPSIILRTETEWNELVENTFATLVDADRDLLAHHWHRLLGSPGFDKINGTFGNGDAAEQITREIWKVFG, encoded by the coding sequence ATGGTAAAGCTGCACACGGTCGTTGGGGCACGCCCACAATTCATCAAAGCTTCGGCACTGGACCGAGTGCTGAGATCGTACTATTCGGGATTGATCGAAGAAACACTGATCCACAGCGGCCAGCATTACGACGATAATATGTCCGCGTCATTCTTCAGGGAGCTTGAATTACAGAACCCAAAGCATAACCTTGGAGTTAAACCGGGACGCCCGGCCGTACAAACGGCCATGATCACGATAGAACTGCACAAGCTATGGGAGCTAGAGTGCCCCGATGCCGTTCTGGTGTACGGCGATACCAACACCACATTGGGTGGAGCACTAGCCGCCAGCGATCTCGAGATTCCGCTCATTCACGTTGAGGCCGGCCTCAGATCTTACAATAGAGGCATGCCCGAAGAGGTGAATCGGCATTTGACCGATCACTTGAGCTCTATACTGGCCTGCCCTGTGCCAAAGGCCGTGGAGCAATTAGCGGCGGAAGGAATAACCGATTCTGAAACAAGTTCACCAGATTCAGTAAACCCGAGAGTGATTTTATGTGGCGACGTCATGTACGACAATGCCTTGTACTTCGAGTCGAAATCGAGGTTGCCTCAGCAATTGCTAGAAAATGACTTTGTGCTTTTCACCTTGCACCGAGCGGGCAATACCGACGACGGGCCGCGACTAAAGGCTTTGCTTAAAACGGTTTTCGAATTAAGTAGAGACACGGGTATTGCAGTTTACTTTCCTTGCCATCCGCGCACGAGAACGGCGATCGATATGCACTATCCCGAGTTTTGGAAGCTCATTCGCGATAAAGGCCATTTTCATTTTAAAGAGCCAACGACGTACTTCGAGACCTTGGCCTTGGAAAAACACGCGCGTTTCGTTGTGACCGATTCGGGAGGGATTCCAAAAGAAGCGTACTTCTTTGGTACGCCGAGCATTATCTTAAGGACCGAGACCGAATGGAACGAATTGGTAGAGAATACCTTTGCAACGTTGGTCGACGCCGATCGCGACCTTCTAGCGCACCATTGGCACAGACTTTTAGGATCTCCGGGATTCGATAAGATCAACGGTACTTTCGGAAATGGTGATGCCGCTGAGCAGATCACTCGTGAAATTTGGAAGGTATTCGGATGA
- the radC gene encoding DNA repair protein RadC, protein MQIASVIYQRTTKIKSWAEEDRPREKLARWGRHHLSNAELIGILLGSGLRNMSAVELARRILDTVDENLKELGKLDHARLCAMKGVGSAKASRLLAAIELGRRREGTAALERPVIQSSREAYDILYPSLVDLDHEQFWVVFLNNANKVLRKMPISKGGISGTVVDLRVLFRECFYCGATSIIMAHNHPSGNLRPSQADRKLTERVKQAGEVLDIKVLDHLIITEQEYFSFADEQQL, encoded by the coding sequence ATGCAAATTGCGTCAGTGATTTATCAAAGGACGACTAAAATTAAATCTTGGGCCGAAGAAGATCGGCCTCGCGAAAAGCTGGCTCGCTGGGGCAGGCATCACCTGAGCAATGCCGAGCTCATCGGGATCTTACTGGGTTCTGGACTGCGTAATATGAGTGCGGTTGAGCTTGCGCGTAGAATCCTAGATACGGTCGACGAAAACCTCAAAGAACTCGGGAAGCTCGACCATGCCCGTTTGTGTGCTATGAAAGGTGTCGGAAGCGCAAAGGCCTCGCGTCTTTTGGCCGCCATAGAGCTGGGAAGGAGAAGGGAGGGAACCGCAGCTTTGGAACGACCCGTGATTCAATCGAGCCGCGAAGCATACGATATCCTGTATCCATCACTCGTCGATCTCGATCACGAGCAGTTTTGGGTGGTGTTCTTGAACAACGCCAACAAGGTGCTCCGTAAAATGCCTATTAGCAAAGGAGGCATCAGTGGCACGGTGGTCGACCTCAGAGTGCTCTTTCGCGAGTGTTTTTATTGCGGAGCTACATCGATCATCATGGCTCACAATCACCCTAGCGGAAACCTACGGCCGAGTCAGGCCGATCGAAAATTGACGGAGCGGGTAAAACAGGCTGGAGAGGTTCTCGATATTAAAGTCTTGGATCACCTCATCATCACTGAGCAAGAATATTTTAGCTTTGCTGATGAACAGCAACTCTAA
- a CDS encoding PDZ domain-containing protein yields MRENLDYLIASIHQYEPALDEYAPYFDKEASKIMSELQPECTAFEYFTYVSRICALAKEGHFGVGNWSGTIHRGIPKNAYAYLPVEVKIIDGRIFVWEDISNEAVLHRGDEILSINGRSVRQIIETLYACTPGHGAIYSYLERTIEMVFPWLYYFHIEQPKTFEAAYRAAGEMATLSALTREQQVENFKERNKSKAKPEDEPFAFDIDGNKAYWYLPAFARGKAESMGIKAKKEYKANFKEMQERGVEILVIDLRGNMGGLHEFADEMVPYILQNDPDETWLKASESWEGKTKKHKLPKASKYLFTGQIYVLVNGRTFSNGSTLTRYLKEYGDAIVIGEETGSCYEGYAAGSKQFITLPHSKMSIGIPRYHISYPSAVKQATSDRGVIPTHIVKPSIEDLMEDRDVAVLLLMQLLDKQD; encoded by the coding sequence GTGCGAGAAAATCTGGATTATCTGATTGCCAGTATTCATCAATATGAGCCCGCATTGGACGAATACGCTCCTTATTTCGATAAAGAAGCATCAAAGATCATGTCGGAGCTTCAGCCCGAGTGCACGGCTTTCGAGTACTTCACCTATGTCAGTCGCATTTGCGCCTTGGCCAAAGAGGGGCATTTTGGGGTGGGAAATTGGTCCGGCACCATACACAGAGGCATTCCCAAAAATGCCTATGCCTATTTGCCTGTAGAGGTAAAGATCATTGACGGTCGAATATTCGTCTGGGAGGATATCTCGAACGAAGCAGTACTTCATCGAGGCGACGAGATTCTTTCGATCAACGGTCGCTCCGTACGCCAAATCATCGAGACACTATACGCCTGTACACCAGGTCACGGAGCTATTTATAGTTACTTGGAACGTACGATCGAAATGGTATTTCCCTGGCTTTACTATTTCCACATAGAGCAACCCAAAACCTTCGAAGCTGCCTATCGCGCTGCAGGAGAAATGGCTACGCTTTCAGCTTTGACACGCGAGCAACAAGTCGAAAATTTCAAAGAGCGAAACAAAAGCAAGGCCAAACCGGAAGACGAGCCCTTTGCATTCGATATAGACGGAAACAAAGCTTACTGGTATTTGCCCGCGTTTGCCCGCGGAAAAGCGGAGTCAATGGGCATCAAAGCAAAAAAAGAATACAAAGCGAACTTCAAGGAAATGCAAGAGCGGGGCGTTGAGATACTCGTGATCGACCTGCGTGGAAACATGGGCGGACTCCACGAATTCGCCGACGAAATGGTCCCCTATATTCTACAGAACGATCCGGATGAAACTTGGCTCAAGGCATCGGAATCATGGGAGGGCAAAACAAAGAAGCACAAGCTACCCAAAGCATCGAAGTATCTCTTTACCGGACAGATCTACGTGCTGGTCAATGGTAGAACTTTTTCGAACGGCAGTACTTTGACCAGATACCTGAAAGAATACGGCGATGCGATTGTAATTGGCGAGGAAACGGGCAGCTGCTATGAAGGGTATGCCGCAGGATCGAAACAATTCATCACACTTCCGCATTCTAAGATGAGTATCGGAATTCCGAGGTATCATATATCGTACCCATCGGCGGTCAAACAAGCAACCAGTGATCGCGGTGTAATTCCCACGCACATCGTGAAGCCGAGTATAGAGGACCTTATGGAGGACCGCGATGTAGCTGTACTGTTACTGATGCAGTTGCTCGACAAACAAGACTGA
- a CDS encoding cyclic nucleotide-binding domain-containing protein, translating into MSCSILDLRMFEPLESVPESELNWLIKRAEYRELEEGAFLFKKGDPADEMFLIIEGEAVFYMLQNGERRDFGSVKKGSITGLLPYSRMTHASGYGIVTKPVRLLAVCRKDLRDLIVECPEITTALVHHMTSRVRDFTSTQQQVYQLAALGKLSAGLAHELNNPAAAIVRSADSLKEYLGHVPDRFKKVISLQLPEEAIDSLNEFTSRKIEAGVRDIGLLERNDLEDELFDWLDDHDISYGDEWVEQLVDFDVRIEELEKICETTGAKALGPPLGWLVNVLTTEKMVDEIQDASKRISELVQSVKTYSHMDQSTDRQLLDSLEGLRNTVRMLGHKARRFQIKIREDFDPNTGKVLIYPSEMNQVWTNLLDNGLDALEGKVDNPQITLKTGRHSQTLEISIVDNGPGIPLEVQDQIFNPFFTTKAMGKGTGLGLDVVKRIIDRHGGRIELDSVVGRPEFKIVLPTN; encoded by the coding sequence ATGAGCTGTAGTATATTAGATCTGCGCATGTTTGAACCGCTTGAATCGGTTCCGGAGTCGGAGCTCAATTGGTTGATCAAGCGCGCCGAGTACCGGGAACTCGAAGAGGGGGCGTTCCTATTTAAGAAGGGTGATCCGGCAGACGAGATGTTTCTGATCATCGAGGGTGAAGCCGTTTTCTACATGTTGCAAAATGGCGAGCGTCGCGATTTTGGAAGTGTTAAGAAAGGGAGCATAACCGGGTTACTGCCCTATTCCCGTATGACCCATGCTTCTGGATATGGGATCGTTACCAAACCAGTGAGACTGTTGGCCGTTTGTCGGAAAGACCTTCGCGATTTAATCGTGGAATGTCCTGAGATCACGACTGCTCTCGTTCATCACATGACTTCGAGGGTACGCGATTTTACCAGCACTCAGCAGCAAGTTTATCAACTTGCTGCTTTGGGTAAGTTATCCGCCGGACTTGCACACGAGCTGAATAATCCGGCCGCGGCGATCGTCAGAAGTGCGGATTCATTAAAGGAATATCTCGGCCATGTGCCGGATAGATTCAAGAAAGTCATCAGCTTGCAGCTCCCCGAAGAAGCCATAGACAGCCTTAACGAATTCACGAGCAGGAAAATCGAAGCGGGTGTTCGAGATATTGGGTTGCTCGAGCGGAATGACCTCGAAGATGAGCTTTTCGACTGGCTCGACGATCACGACATTTCCTACGGCGATGAATGGGTTGAGCAATTGGTTGATTTTGACGTTCGCATCGAAGAGCTCGAAAAGATTTGTGAAACTACTGGAGCCAAAGCACTGGGTCCACCTTTGGGCTGGCTGGTCAATGTATTGACGACGGAAAAAATGGTGGACGAGATCCAAGATGCGTCCAAGCGGATATCGGAGCTGGTTCAATCGGTGAAGACCTACAGTCACATGGACCAAAGCACGGACCGTCAGCTGTTGGATTCCCTTGAAGGGCTGCGCAATACAGTACGGATGCTAGGTCATAAGGCTCGCAGATTTCAAATCAAGATTCGCGAAGACTTTGATCCGAATACGGGCAAGGTTTTGATCTACCCATCTGAAATGAATCAAGTGTGGACGAATTTGCTCGATAATGGACTCGATGCCTTGGAAGGAAAAGTCGATAACCCGCAGATAACGCTGAAAACGGGGCGTCACAGTCAAACGCTAGAGATCTCGATCGTAGACAATGGCCCCGGAATACCACTTGAAGTGCAAGACCAGATCTTTAACCCGTTTTTCACTACCAAAGCCATGGGCAAGGGTACCGGACTGGGCTTGGACGTGGTAAAGCGAATTATAGATCGACATGGCGGGCGGATCGAATTGGACTCAGTAGTGGGTCGACCGGAATTTAAAATCGTATTGCCGACGAATTAA
- a CDS encoding FAD-dependent oxidoreductase, protein MEQKPIIFCVDDDPQILRAIQRDLRSEFRREYRVKNTSSAREALTALEELKKKGETVALFLSDQRIPEMLGVEFLELAKRFYPTAKRVLLTAYSDTDAAIKAINDVQLDYYLLKPWDPPEEKLFPVLKDLLDDWWAQYTPEFRGVRLIGYQYSPKSHEIKDFLAGNLIPYEWIEYENTERAAPFVERHSFDATHLPVLVTEGGEALLKPTVQEVARKLGMSLTASEKPYDVVIIGAGPAGLAAGVYGGSEGRVTALIERCAPSGQAGTSSRIENYLGFPNGLSGADLARRAITQATRFGIEFLSPTEVSSIERVNPYNILKLKEGGELKARAVVVTTGVNYRKLSAPGMDRFTGAGIYYGAATTEASACQDGDVYIAGGGNSAGQGAVYLSKFARKVHICIRREDLTSSMSQYLIDQIDGIENIEVLSKTEVIEAHGDDRLEALTIKNIESEATEKVSARALFVFIGARPYTDWLSADFKRDSKGFLLTGNSLMNHESFKREWLLQRDPFTLETSVPGVFAAGDVRSGAMNRVASAVGEGAMSISLVHQYLSEN, encoded by the coding sequence ATGGAGCAAAAACCGATCATATTCTGTGTGGACGATGATCCACAAATATTGAGAGCGATACAGCGCGATCTCCGTTCGGAGTTTCGCCGGGAGTACCGCGTCAAGAATACGTCATCGGCCCGCGAGGCCTTAACGGCCCTCGAAGAGTTGAAGAAAAAAGGGGAAACGGTCGCCCTATTTCTGTCGGACCAGCGCATTCCCGAAATGCTCGGGGTTGAATTCCTGGAGCTCGCCAAGAGGTTTTATCCGACCGCAAAACGCGTACTCTTAACCGCCTATTCGGATACCGATGCGGCCATTAAGGCGATCAACGACGTTCAATTGGACTATTACCTCCTCAAGCCTTGGGATCCGCCCGAAGAAAAACTGTTTCCAGTCCTCAAGGATCTATTGGACGATTGGTGGGCTCAGTACACTCCTGAGTTTCGCGGGGTTCGATTGATCGGTTATCAATACAGTCCCAAGAGTCACGAGATCAAGGATTTCTTGGCCGGGAATCTGATCCCTTACGAGTGGATCGAATACGAGAATACCGAACGGGCCGCGCCGTTTGTAGAGCGACACTCGTTCGATGCAACTCATTTGCCCGTTCTTGTGACCGAAGGCGGCGAAGCACTATTAAAGCCCACCGTACAAGAGGTGGCGCGAAAGCTTGGAATGAGCTTGACCGCAAGTGAAAAACCCTATGATGTAGTGATCATCGGCGCGGGTCCGGCCGGATTGGCAGCTGGCGTTTACGGCGGCTCTGAAGGGCGTGTAACGGCGCTCATAGAGCGGTGTGCTCCCAGTGGTCAGGCGGGGACATCGAGCCGAATTGAGAATTATTTGGGGTTTCCGAACGGATTGAGCGGGGCAGACCTCGCTCGACGGGCCATTACACAAGCGACGCGGTTCGGAATCGAGTTCTTGTCGCCGACCGAAGTGTCGAGCATTGAGCGCGTGAATCCTTACAATATCCTCAAACTGAAAGAAGGTGGAGAATTGAAGGCTCGCGCAGTAGTGGTCACCACGGGCGTCAACTACCGAAAACTAAGCGCTCCGGGGATGGATCGGTTTACGGGCGCGGGAATCTACTATGGGGCGGCCACTACTGAAGCATCTGCCTGCCAGGACGGCGACGTATATATCGCGGGCGGAGGTAACTCGGCGGGGCAAGGAGCCGTGTACCTCAGCAAGTTCGCGCGAAAGGTCCACATCTGCATTCGCCGCGAAGATCTCACCTCGAGCATGTCGCAATACCTCATCGACCAAATAGACGGAATAGAGAACATCGAAGTGCTCTCGAAGACCGAAGTGATCGAGGCACATGGCGACGATCGTCTCGAAGCCCTGACCATCAAGAACATCGAAAGTGAAGCGACTGAAAAGGTATCGGCCCGAGCACTCTTCGTTTTCATTGGTGCTCGCCCCTACACCGATTGGCTGAGTGCCGATTTCAAGCGCGACTCCAAAGGCTTCTTGCTCACGGGCAACTCCCTCATGAACCACGAATCGTTCAAAAGAGAATGGTTACTGCAGCGCGACCCTTTCACCCTCGAAACATCCGTACCCGGCGTTTTCGCGGCGGGCGACGTGCGAAGTGGTGCCATGAATCGCGTCGCTTCAGCCGTAGGTGAAGGAGCTATGAGCATCAGCCTGGTACATCAATACCTCAGCGAAAACTAA